A stretch of the Archangium violaceum genome encodes the following:
- a CDS encoding alpha/beta fold hydrolase → MRTLATVALLLSALLTGCGRFQTEGDFFFVRSAGADLPVWVRGNTDSGVFMVVLAGGPGNSSMSYVSPVTESLEEKYAVVYWDQRATGVAQGNPTPETLSLEQFVADTHAVISTLRQRNDVQKLFLFGPSWGGTLGTAYLLKHQEGVAGWIDLDGNHDWQKNWDFALDYVKVYAERKLAAGEEVDTWRGVPEWAESMKGTRMSSDNLWKWQRLCTKAGGYFHDPSNSPGVGADLLLFSPFSFGAMLTNNGLVLEKILSDDAFYDALQMSPKLSRITIPSLVLWGRHDGAVPVAMAHDAYDNLGTPPEHKFLVIFEKSAHMAPFEEPEAFLTAVTQFIEKYR, encoded by the coding sequence ATGAGAACCCTCGCGACCGTCGCCCTGTTGCTCTCCGCGCTCCTGACTGGCTGCGGCCGGTTCCAGACCGAGGGCGATTTCTTCTTCGTGCGCAGTGCCGGCGCGGACCTGCCGGTGTGGGTGCGTGGCAACACGGACTCCGGTGTCTTCATGGTGGTGCTCGCCGGAGGCCCTGGCAATTCGAGCATGTCCTATGTGTCGCCCGTCACGGAGTCCCTCGAGGAGAAGTACGCCGTCGTCTACTGGGACCAGCGCGCCACCGGGGTGGCCCAGGGCAACCCCACACCCGAGACGCTCTCGCTCGAGCAGTTCGTCGCGGACACCCACGCCGTCATCAGCACGCTTCGCCAGCGCAATGATGTCCAGAAGCTCTTCCTCTTCGGCCCGAGCTGGGGCGGCACCCTGGGGACCGCCTACCTCCTCAAGCACCAGGAGGGCGTGGCCGGATGGATCGACCTGGATGGCAACCACGACTGGCAGAAGAACTGGGACTTCGCGCTCGACTACGTGAAGGTCTACGCCGAGCGGAAGCTGGCAGCGGGCGAGGAGGTGGACACGTGGCGCGGCGTTCCCGAGTGGGCCGAGTCGATGAAGGGGACGCGGATGAGCAGCGACAACCTCTGGAAATGGCAGCGCCTGTGCACCAAGGCGGGGGGCTACTTCCATGATCCGTCGAATTCGCCCGGCGTTGGCGCGGATCTGCTGCTCTTCTCGCCCTTCTCGTTCGGGGCCATGCTCACGAACAACGGTCTCGTCCTCGAGAAGATCCTCTCCGACGACGCCTTCTACGACGCGCTGCAGATGTCCCCGAAGCTCTCGCGCATCACCATCCCCTCACTCGTGCTGTGGGGGCGGCACGACGGCGCGGTGCCGGTCGCCATGGCGCACGACGCCTATGACAACCTGGGTACACCTCCCGAGCACAAGTTCCTCGTCATCTTCGAGAAGTCCGCGCACATGGCACCCTTCGAGGAGCCCGAGGCATTCCTCACTGCGGTGACTCAGTTCATCGAGAAGTACCGCTGA